DNA from Rosa rugosa chromosome 6, drRosRugo1.1, whole genome shotgun sequence:
AGTTTTTGTGGTACTTATTATTTACCTCGATCGACCCTGCCACATTTTGTGTGGCTGGGTTGTGAAGATTAAATTGAAAGAGCAACTTTAAAAGCTTTCTAGAAAGTCTTTGATGAAAGACCAAGTCAGTTCAACTAGAACGAACTGAAGAGAGATCAGAAACAGTAAACCAGAAATTGCGTACTAGAAATGCCTCGAGTGCAATTGTATCGTACCTGACCCAAAATTGGCTCTCATATCTCTGTGCTTTTCATTCTACTCAACTGAGAGAGAATTTGAGAATTATACTTGGAACTCAGACATCAAAACATGGCAATATTGGTCCTGCGAGCAATCTTAACCTTGGCCCATCTCTGTCTTAACATATCAAGAAATTTTGCTCCCTTTCCACGAAACTGCTGCATATCAAGAAACAGGGCAGAAAGAAGACACATTACCCAGCTTTTCAAAGTATCAATTGACAACAACATATATATTCCCAGTATCAATAGACTGAATTGGGAAGGGCAAAGACGAGAATTGGGATGTGCGACATACCGTAGGAAATGGAAATGGAAATGGAAATGGTCTGTTTCTCCTTCATATGGCATGTCGTTGTCAAACCCATCGATCATGAGTTCAAGCAAGACCCTAGAACTGTGGAATCAACAATCAGTTCAAACAATAGGATCTTACACGCAGAATATGCAAGCCCTCTGTCGTTGTCATATCATTATGAACCGATATATACGCTCTTGATGTGAGCAATCTTGGGCCAATCTTCACCCGTCTCTCTTTGGCACCGTTTCTCAAGCAAAGGGCATCCATGAATATTTAGATGAGAAAGAGAAGTGGGTAGTCCACTATCTGGCAAGCACCGGAGCTTAAGGCAATACCAAAATTTCAATTCTTGAAGAGAGTTGAGATGACCAAACCACCTGGCGCCGTCGATGGTCTCACAATCCGAACTGCTGATCTCGAGATAAGTGAGAGTCCTCCTCCTCAGTAAACCAATCTACTTGTTCGTCGCAGTGAAATCCAAGTGACAATTTTTCAAGAGAGGTGAGTTTTCGGAGACCCTTGTTCAAATTCACTTTTTTTACAGTTGCTGAGGTCAAGTGATTTTAACTTTGACGGCAATCCATCTTTCGGAGAACAATCGAATTTTGAGCAACTCAATACCTTCAAAGATTCGAGAGATGGGAAACTGTCTGACGCTAATCTCCAGGTAAGATTGTGACAGTATAATATTTCAAGTTCAACAAGATTAGGAAAAACCGCACCTTCAACATAAGACCATTCTTTCCACCTACTCATATGGTCGAATTTTAAAGACCGTAGAGATCTGAATGGTTTATTCACACAAGCACCATAATAGAATTCAGAACCTATGGACACCACTTTATTTAACCAACGAATATGAAGCTCTCTGAGGGAAGGTAACTGTCCCAATGGTGGCAAGGAGATACAATTCTCACAATTTTCAAGTTCAAGATAAACAAGAGCAGAGGAAGAATAATATCCTGACCAACCTGGAAACATTTTGCCTCCATAACGTTCAATTGTAAGCCTTTCCAGGTTCAGGTGAGGTTGGAGCTTCTCAAGCACTTCTCTTTCTTCTACAGtataattttcttcttcttcacttgaatgCGTTCCACTCCAATCCCTTATTCTCCAACTCAAACCCAGTTTCTTTTTTGAATCCCTTCCGCTGCAATCCAAAACCAGTTCCTTAAGAAACTTCTTGTCCCTCAGTATGTAGGCCTCCAAACCGCTGCTATGCCCAAGCCCTGAGATACACAGTCTTCCACACAATTTTTCAAGCTTCTTTAACTCTGCCAAATTTTCCCCAGCAGTGTGTTTGTCTACCACAAACTTTGGTAGCATCTGGAGGTCTTTCAACTTACCCATTTGTGGTGGCATCTTTTTTATCCCTGTTAACGTAATATCCAGATGGCTCAAGTTGATCAATCTTCCCAAGTTGGCTGGCAGTTCAGTAAGGCCTGTACACCCTACCAACAACAATACTTGCAAGTTATACCAAGTACAAAATGTATCAGGTAACTTTTCGATGGCAGTCCAAGACAAGTCTAAGTATGTAAGATGTTTGAAGTTAATTGAATCAGGCAATTCCTCAATCAGGTACCCCCATAAGTTGAGCACTCTTAAACATTGTGATTTTGGCAATATATCACATCGTCCTTTGAACATTTTCGACCACCGAGGTGGTTGTAATGATACAAAGGTGCGCAAACATTTAGCTTGCTGTAAAGCCACAAACATCTCTACGCTGCTATCAGCATCTGTATAATAATGATATTCTGGAATATCTGAAAAATGACGAGTCTTGCTCAAACTGTTGGGTGAATCACTGCCCTCCCACCTAAAACAAAATTCTCCAGATACAAAGCTTGCTAAATCATTGATAAGGTCATGCATGATGCAAGTAGTTTCATAGGCACATGATGAAAGTTGAAAAAATGATCTCGAGATTAGATCATTGAAGTAGTCTTGTCCGACTTCTtctgttgttttgtttttttcatgTTGCAATAGATCTTCAGCCTTCCACAAGTAAATCAACTCTGATTTTCGAAATTCATAGTTCTTGGGATACAGGGAACAATAGGCAAAACAACGCTTGAGAGGTAGAGGCAGATCTAGATAGCTCAACCATAGAGATGGCAGAATGTCACACTCATCCGGCGAGAGCTCCCACATGTCACTGTTCAATATACTTTCCCATTCCTCCACTGACAATTTAGAACATAAGAGACCCCCAAGAAACTTAATAGCCAAAGGAAGACCAGTGCACTTGTGAACAATTTTTCTACCGATTTCTTCAAGATGTGTGTGTGTACCAACACCTGCATTTTTGAAGGCATGTTTTTCGAATAACGACCAGCTATCTTGCTCAGACATTGGCATGAGACGGTGAGCTTCAAGGCTACACACCTTACGTGCAACCTTTTCATTGCGTGTTGTGATAAGAATCTTGCTTCCATGTGCTGCAGACTCAAGGTGAGGCATTAAGAATTCCAACAGGTTATCAACCTTGTTCCAGATGTcatcaagaacaaagaagaacCTTTTCCCCCTCAAAGTTTTCTGCAACTTTTTTAGAAGCGTATCTAGGTTTGTGATTTGGCAAGCTTTTGAGGTGAGGGACTCATAAATGCGTTGCGAGATCCTAAGGATATCAAATTCTTTTGAAACCCAAACCCATGCTCGAATGTCAAAATGTTGCTTGACTGTAGGATCATTGTATAGAAACTGGGCAAGGGTGGTCTTTCCGATCCCACCcatacccacaataagaatcaCACCTATTTCATTGCCAGTCTCATCATCTGATAGCAATAATTTAACcaatctttctttctcttcatcTCTTCCACACACAGACTTTCCTGCCCGAGAAGTTGACGGTAGTGTTTGTGATACTCTGTGTCCAGCGGTTACTATCGAAGCCAGGACATCTTTTGTCTTCTTCCTAATGTTGTCTAGTCTTTCAAGAACTTTCTTTACCCTGGGGTATATCAATGCTGGGTCAAAAGCATGAGATGGAGTAGAGATGAGCTCTTGTACCTTACTCGTGCTACTCCCATATTCGTCTTCGTGTTCTATCTTTAGCCTCAAGGCTTCTATTTTGATCTCCTGCAACAGGTCCTCAGCATCATAGACAGCCTCTTTAAGCTTATGGAGCCATGGCCTCACATCACTTTGGAGTTGTTTCCCCTCAGCGTCATTAAGAACAGGGTCAACATATGACAACATCTCCTCTAATTCCTTCTGGACATTGCTTAGGGGCACACCACCTAGCCTCTCATGAATCTCTCGAACAATCTTTTGGATGAACTCTGCCTCGTACCTACAAATTGCAATCAACACAAAAATATATCATACAAGCTAGCCAGCTATGAGTCTATCAATTTCAAAGAATTAGAATTACTGAAGGCTTTAGTTATGATCTGAATTTACATACTCGTCTTGTAAATTCATTCCTGCTAGATCTGCAACTTCTTTAAGTGCTGCCCGCCATCCATTCAACTTCTCAGAGGATTGAGTTTTCTGGTGTTCAATAAATGCTTCTGCAACATTTCCAGTCTGCTTCCTCAGATGGGATGGATCAACGTGGTAGAAGACTGGTAAAACGAAATGATTGAAGGTCCTCCTGCGTTCAAGGATGATGACAAGCTCGTCCAGGCACCATTTGGAAGAGGCGTAGTCTTTAGAAAACACGATGACAGAGCTTCGCGAGTCTTGGATGGCTCTCTCCAGCTCTGGTTTGATGGCTTCTCCTCTTGGAAGTTCATCGTCGTCTCGGAAAGTATCAAATCGGGCGTTGAGAAGGGCTTTGTGGAGGTGATCAGTGAAGTTCTTTCGGGTGTCTTCACCTCTGAAGCTCAGGAACACGTCATAACGAGGTCCAGAAGGAGAAGCCATGATGAAGCAACAAAACTCGGCTCAGGGAAATCTCAAAATTTTGGTGGTTTTTCAGTTGAATGGGAATTGGGTTCCAAATTCCTACCAGTGTAGAAAGATAGATGCCCCTTTCTTTCCCTTCTACTCTCTGCTTTTGCTTTTGGTTCCAATTATTTGGTGGAAATTTCggcctttccttttcttttcagtGGGATGCCCCATTTCGTTTCtgttcttttctctcttccaagtaataagagaaaaatgcaccaacagtccctcaactcttgtgcaccggtcagtttgatacccagactcgcaaagctatcaatgtgatacctgaagtcTTATATTGCTACCAACGacatacttccgtcaaaaatcggTGACGTCTCTGTTAAAAAACTGACGTGGCAAACACATGcagaaaaataaagagagaaaTGACTTATCTGCctttgaaattatttatttatttagataaattttttttctctctctctctctttttttttttgaaatgactaTCACGGTATCACCCACTCCTATTCTATCACTTATCGTTTCCTACCTCATTCTCGGAGTCTTTTCATTCTTCAAGGTTCAAGGTAGAGAAAGTGAGTTTATACGAAAGGACGAGGGAATTGGTTTGATTCAGTTCGTAATCATTGTTGTTTATTGGATAATTGACAACTTTGTGGACTTCAACCCCAGATTCAACAATTGAAACCAAACTTGATGTCGAGCACTGCAGCAAGAAAACGCACAGGTAATCATGGAATTGGGATGGCCTTCACCCTCTTCGACAATTGTTGAATCTGCAATTAAGCTTTAGTCAATGTGATTTGTACCTTCGTTGAAGAAAATGTTAACGTGATTCTAAGGTAAGGATCCCAGGAATTGATGTTATCAACTGTCTGATTAAGTACGACTTGCCCAGATTTCCAATCAAGCAAGCTTGATATATACTGGATAACAGAAATGAAATCGACCTGAATGTCTTTGCTGGTCTCTAAATCTGATCTGAAGTTTGCGGCTTCCTTTGGTTTCAAGTGAAATCGGAGATGGGTTTGATTGAATATAGGTGAATCGATCGGGAGCAAGAAGCTTACCCAGAATACCAAGACTTCTCAGTTCTTCCTTTCTTTTGACTTCCCAGAATACCAAGCTTACCCAATCGACTCAACCAACTGACCTGTAAACTAGGTACCAGCGAACTGAGTCCTGGCCATGGAAGCCGAGTCCTCGACCTCCGAGCCCGAGTTAGCCGAAAAGGCTTAGAACCCAGTAATAGCCTTGAGATCTTAGTTCTGGGAGTGGTCTCCAAAGTAGCTAGGTAGAGCCCTGGTCGTAGATTTGGGTCAGCGACGAGTCCTGGGTCTCCGTTTGGCTATCGCCATAGCGTACCATGGGGTTGCCGAGAAAGTGAATCGGAGTCCTCCGACAAGCTGGGCACAGATGACGGCGTTTTGTTGAAATGAAAGGCCGATTTCGGGTCTACTTTCGGGTCTCCAAGAAGACTTCAGCCCATTTATTCCTTTTTTATCCTCTATTGATATTTCtatcaataaaaaataaaaacaacaaataaaaaatttgattGGTTCTGCCATTTGGGTAAAAAGACATGTTTgtccttttttttcctttcacgtgcttgccacgtcacctTTTTAACAGAACCGTCACTGAAATTTGACGGAGGTATGTCGTTGATGGCAATATAAGactccaggtatcacattgatagctttgtgagtctgggtatcaaactggccggtgcaaaagaattgaggaactgttggtgcatttttctcaagtaataatgcaTTTACAGCTGGAAAGTAAAGGATGCTCACTGactatttgttttctttctttaacgGGATCTTCTTTAACCAACATTTCTGTTCAGGCTTGATAGGAGCGTAATTATACATTATTTATATCAAATTCCTTTATATTTTCATTGTTAGTTCTTgatattttctagttatttactttGTTTAGTTGTTTTGTAGGTATTTTagagcaaagaagaagaaaagaagcaaaagagggattgaaagccAAAATCAGcaaatctgtctgtgcagattagtcaacttcgacagagtACTGAGAGCAGCTCAAGACGATCCAGataatgatctttatattgatggaaagcatcggatgtctagtttccagagctTTTTACGGTTCATGAAtatgatttttctagaagaagttatgaccgatttagtacaaggAGGTTAGGCTGCACGCGAATCTGAGTCCAAACCAGGAAAGATTGTCTCCTAGAGCTATAAGGGAAGAAGAATTAAAAGTCCTTCTTTAATTAGAGATCAAATTCCTTAGTtcttggaggagaagaagtttTGACGCAATAACTATATAAAAAGGAGTCTAGGGCATCATTGTAGACATCTTTGGACGCGCAACATCAGTCCATAGCCGCCATCCTCTCATCCCTCTCTTttcatgttttattttatttcttttatgtatTACTACTAGTTTTTTATAGTTAGGGGCTGCCTAAGCCCTAGACATGTCTAACTAAGATTTGGCGTTAATTTTATAGTTTCTTGGATATTGAATGTTTGTTAATTCATTGGTTTCTCATTGATAAATTCTAGTTTCGTTTATTATGGTTGCAAACGTagtaagcatgctaggattTTATTGCTATGATTTCGTGTTTAGATCATCATGTCAAGCATGTTATCTAGAGTAGCACATGAGTGACTTGAGCCCCATTCATATGAATTAGCATCTAGGTAGATTAGGACAACATCAGTACCGAAATTGCCTAGCTTTATTCACAACCTTTTTGTTCTTAATGACTTTTGACTTGAGAGCTGTGCGAGAACATCACTCTAGGTTCCATGTTAGAAGCTAGGTTAGGATGCACACATCATGCACTTAACATATCAAGTATGAAAGGTTAATAGGTTGAGTTCAACACATCATTGGCTTAGCTTGAGTAAAGACATTCAATTGAAAAGAAGCATATAGGTTAACAAATCTTAGGTGAAACATGGTCTAGTGGTGTATGGTTGTTCCTAGCTATTGTTTATCTCATCTAttttaaaaaccaaaaacaattcTTTATTTTCGTCactttctgttctctgttttgttttatttatttagtatAGTAAATCAACTCCGATTCCCCTGAAATTTTGTGTGAGTCGTTCTTAGCGTGTCTAGTTCgtgtctgtaaattttcataatttttcgTTGTGTCTAGATAGGGTTTTGATTTCGTCTTTATTAGAGGTCAGTTTTAGTGTTTTGTCTGTTTTCGAGTCTAGATTTGCATATTAAGcacaatcctctgcgggagacaccCTCTTTCCTATACTACTATCGACCATTATTGAGATTGCAGGGATTTATTTATACGCCTATTTTAGGTGTATCAAGGCTTTTGtcaaatttcattttatttcaCAAATTGTTGAAAGCACTGCCGCTAGTCATGATGGAAAGGCTAGTTTtcccaaaaagaagaagtgatGGCAATATTAACTTACAAGCAGTAGAAATTTACCAATAAAAAGCCAACATTTGCAAATGTTAGCATGCATATAGTTGTATTTGCATCACCTCATAATCATCAATGTATAATATGCAGTACATGTAAACGGAAGTAGAAATGTAATATTACTACATATATCATGgatagattcggttcgttcgtgtaaattgtagttttggatgccttaacgatcatcaatttgactgaaaatttacagagatgatatatacattaggacctaaaaacctAAACAGTTaaaatgtgaatatgtgatcgaaaagtggtcaaaatatagAAATCCGTACTGTAAACTAAGTTAATGACCTCCTTAGCATAAACggatttttgtgtgtgtgtgtgtgtgtgtgtgtgacaatttatcattctttatgttgtacataatgatatatgaataataagagaaaactaatcagccaaaatgttacacaaaaaataaagtagtaaaccaatgacataatttatttcatattcaaagaaacatgtgtgtatgtatcatcttaacaataccattgaaagtgagcttaattagctagaaggattaaggcttccagagctatagtgataaaaaaaaaaaaaattattagatgaaaGCAGAGCtagaggaggatagtgggaagatagatctaagacaaaatggatgagtgtcacctattgagagttgcttcttcttcttcttcttcttcttttttttttgggtgaagagcttcttcattttttgagtgagaaataatccatcaaaatctcttgggaagtggttggcttgtttttgagttttgatatgtgtaaaaagcactataaaatccttcaaaatccagcatttattGAATTCCTTAAAAATttgtatacttttgaatatctgcagatttaAATGGATAATTCTAAAttttaattgaatacatcaagattttaaaggattatttaaaatctcaattgaatacccatgaactttcaaaatacaaaaaaatcttgtggactcttaaatgaatacacccccctaagattctgcttttattatttcttttttgttttgatcaGTTATGCTGTATTACTGTAAAATTGATTGCAACATGTTCTGCAATAAGTATTTTGCTTTTTTCCATCGGCGATCCTCATTCACTCCATATGTACAGAGAAATGTTCTGCACATTCATAactctgttttatttttattttttccgcTTCTCACATGGTAGgatcttttgcttttgttttttataCTATACTCATACCCTTTCCATCACCATCATAAACATGCCCTTACCATCACCTCATAATCCAAGACCTAAACAATTCGTATATACTTGTTTctagtaggaaaaaaaaatttcattactAGAACTGTAGAAGCATATGATAAAATGAATTAAAGAACGAATGTTGTTGAACACATATATAAGCAGGCAAAAGGCTCTCGCATGACAAGAAAGCGACCCAAACCCTAGCGTTCGAGCAAACGGCGGCGGCACAGAGTCCGACCGTGTTCAAGTAGACGGCGGAGAACCCAATCCGTTGTTCTGGGCCAGGCTGTAGGATTTCCCTGCTAGGTTTCTTCCCAGGCTTGGAGATCGGTGAGAAAAGTCGAACTCGACGCAGATTTGTTTTGATCCCGGCGTGAGGTGGGATTGATCGGCGGGTCTTGAAGGTGGCAGGCGAGGTCCACAAGAGAGACAGGTCAGGGTTTATCGGATTCCAGAGGGTATTGAGTGCAGGGGATCGGATCCTCTTGTGCTAATTCAGACTAGCCGGGTCTGATCGCTAAATTGGATTCTTGTGCGTAGCAACAAGGCAGCTGACACAGAGGACGGTGATGCAGTGCTGGAAAGGCCGGTCGCCGGAAAACCTGGCGACGACGGTGCTACGGCAGCAGTAGAGTCGGGCTGCTGCTCACCTTAGTCagttttgggcttgggcctgggctcaaattTGAGTTGTTGGGCTCTATGTTATGGGCCAGTAGGGAGGGTGTCTTGCCACCCTTATTCATCACTTAGTGATGAAGGTGGGCCTGGCCTGAGAATGTGGACTTTCTTGGGCTCTCAAGTCGGCTTATGGTCCTGGACCAATCGTTTCGGATCATAACTTCTAcaggagttggtaattatctggaataagattggcgttcaagcggcttatggataaggagTTGCTTCTATCTGTTGGCTAGGAAGTGACTTTCCAttagtaccacaattgcgtgattggctaaTGGGAGGTTAGAATATGATTTTTCTCTAGAAGACTTTGGAGTTTCTTTGTCTATAAGTTCGCTAATTATAGCGAGCTTATCAATGACGTGTAATGAATTTGCTTAGATTAGGgttccggattttcttgccaGCTATCTTTTTGTAAGTGTAGCTAGACTCTAGCTATTGGCTGAATGTCGGGCTATTGattctaatgatatcaatttctattcaaaaaaaaaaaaacatatataagcaGGCAATAATGATGAATTGATATGTGCATCACTTCAACATAACTACCATATATCAGTGTTATATATCCATACATTGACTACAATGGAGAAAGACATAAGAGAtggtaaaagaaagaaaaacacagAGAGAAAAAGAGGCAAATAATAGATGCATGACCTTTTGAACTCAACTTCTGGGCGTTTCCTCAATACTTTGATCAATTTTGCAACTATCTCAATAAACAACTCATGCCTCGTTATCACAGCATCTGCAAGAACCACTCCAACAACCAACCTACTCGCAAACCCAGCCAAAACAAATTTCCAGTAAAATTCAATTCCATAGTCTAAATCATTTTCTTCAAAAGTTGCAGTTGGTGGTAGAGGAGTCTTAGGTTTGATTCCACATTTCTTTGGCAATGCATCTCTACACAACCTTGTGTTTTCCTCATATGAAGTGTGGTCGAATGTAGTAAATTGTGTTCCATCTGGTATAGGACCTGTGAGATTGCTGTGAGAAACATTGAATTCAGCAAGGAATGTAAGCTGAGTCAATTGATGAGGAATCGCTCCACAGAGCTTGTTTTGTGAAAGGTCCAGTGATTCAAGCAATGTTAAGTTGCCTAATATTGATGGGATATAACCAGTGAAAAAGTTGTAGGAAATATTTAGAAGGGGCGAAGCCCTTTCAGGTTCCCAATGAATTTAGGAATTGTGCCTTCATATTTGTTGCTTGAGATGTCAACCACCCCGAGGTCTTCTTGAATCTTCTGGTAGTATCTATCAACATCTTTATTCGTTATGGTGATTGTGTACTCATAACTGAAAGACTGCACATAAGCACTGGCTTTAAGATTCGAGTATGTGTACATATACGTGGAGTAGCATACAGTTATGCATCTCATAGCATTCCCAAAAAAGATGAACTCATATGGAAACTTGCTACTGAATTTATTGTGAGACAGATCAAGAATGCGCAACTCGGGGAAACAAAGGTTCTTCTTCGATTTCCCAATCACACCATAGAACCCATTGTGGCGCATTGCCAGAAGTTTTAACTCTGGTAGATTCCCCAACCAAAAGGGGAAAAATCATTGAATTGATTGTTTGAGAGAACAATAAACTCAAGCATCACACAATTAGCCAATGACCTCGGTAATCTACCTTGAAGTTTGTTCTCACTAACATCAATCATTTTCAAATTGCTTCTGTTGGTGTATGTTTGTGGAAGAATGCCTTGAAAAGATTTGTTTCTAAGGTTTAAAACTCTTAAGTCATCACTGAAGTTTCCGAGACACTCTGGAAGCACACCATTCAATTTGTTATTTGACAAATCAAGGTACTGAAGAGTACTCATATTGCAAATCAAAGGTGATATTTCTCCAACTAATTTATTGTCAAGAATTGTATACAATATGATGTTTGATGCAGGTATGGGTATTGGTCCATCTAGCATGTTAGAATGAAGTCTTAAAACTTGTAGGTTAACCCAGGGAAAGAAAACAGGGTATAATTGGTCAAAGCCTGAAAGGTCCAAGAACTCCAAAATCTGTGTGCTTATGTTCCACATCCATTTGGGTACTTGACCATGCAATGTATTTCTGGAAAGGTCCAACCAATGCAAGTTTTGTTGATATCTTATAAAATATGGGAATTCTTTTATGTTACAGGATGCCAAATCTAGTGTCCTATACATTGGAAGTACAATTGCATCTATAGTTTTGGACTCAGTGATCACTTCCAGTTTGTTATCACCTAGATGGAGAAGGGTCAGATTTTGTACCTTGAAAATGTCTAGCATACCAGTCAGGCCATTTCCATCTAGAGAAAGGGCCTTGAGATCCATAAGATTGAATATTGGTTCTGGAATTGAGCTATGATATTTATTTATTCTAAGATATAGATAAGCTAAACACATCTTCTTGTTTGTCTATAAATGGCagccagtggcggatccaggattttTTCTTAGGTAAGGTAAGATTCAAATTAAGTTAGtaagatataaaaaaaaaaaaaaaaaacgaaaaataaTGTTTATCAATACTGATTCAAGTCACTTGAAAATGCTaactccataaaaaaaaaaaaaaaaaaaaaactacattacAAGTTTTCAATCAACGAGACGGTAATTGTCCACGGCGCGATCTCATATTTTGAAAACGCTGCATTATAGCATCATTACCAATGCTACTGAATATATCTTTCTCAATGTAAACAAGCAAACTATCATTCATCCATTGATCTCCCATTCTATTACGAAGTGGATTCTTCACAATGTTCATAGCTGAGAATACTCTTTCCACTGAAGCTGTTGCAACCGGTAGAACTAAAGCCAAAGTTAGAAGCTTGTAGACTGCTGCATGTGTTTTGTGCTTTCCTGTCTCCACCAATTTTTTAGCAAGACTACCAATTCCTTTCAATTGAGAAAATTCACTGTTGGATCGCATTTCATTAAGATAAATATCAAGCTTGTCTTCAAGTGATAAGACATCTCTTTCAGAAAAATCTCTTGGATAGAATTTGGCAAGACGGAGTAACTTTTGCTTATCAAAAGCGGAGAATAAATTATCTGGACTTAAACTTGCAACACAAACAAGAAGC
Protein-coding regions in this window:
- the LOC133718690 gene encoding putative disease resistance RPP13-like protein 1; amino-acid sequence: MASPSGPRYDVFLSFRGEDTRKNFTDHLHKALLNARFDTFRDDDELPRGEAIKPELERAIQDSRSSVIVFSKDYASSKWCLDELVIILERRRTFNHFVLPVFYHVDPSHLRKQTGNVAEAFIEHQKTQSSEKLNGWRAALKEVADLAGMNLQDEYEAEFIQKIVREIHERLGGVPLSNVQKELEEMLSYVDPVLNDAEGKQLQSDVRPWLHKLKEAVYDAEDLLQEIKIEALRLKIEHEDEYGSSTSKVQELISTPSHAFDPALIYPRVKKVLERLDNIRKKTKDVLASIVTAGHRVSQTLPSTSRAGKSVCGRDEEKERLVKLLLSDDETGNEIGVILIVGMGGIGKTTLAQFLYNDPTVKQHFDIRAWVWVSKEFDILRISQRIYESLTSKACQITNLDTLLKKLQKTLRGKRFFFVLDDIWNKVDNLLEFLMPHLESAAHGSKILITTRNEKVARKVCSLEAHRLMPMSEQDSWSLFEKHAFKNAGVGTHTHLEEIGRKIVHKCTGLPLAIKFLGGLLCSKLSVEEWESILNSDMWELSPDECDILPSLWLSYLDLPLPLKRCFAYCSLYPKNYEFRKSELIYLWKAEDLLQHEKNKTTEEVGQDYFNDLISRSFFQLSSCAYETTCIMHDLINDLASFVSGEFCFRWEGSDSPNSLSKTRHFSDIPEYHYYTDADSSVEMFVALQQAKCLRTFVSLQPPRWSKMFKGRCDILPKSQCLRVLNLWGYLIEELPDSINFKHLTYLDLSWTAIEKLPDTFCTWYNLQVLLLVGCTGLTELPANLGRLINLSHLDITLTGIKKMPPQMGKLKDLQMLPKFVVDKHTAGENLAELKKLEKLCGRLCISGLGHSSGLEAYILRDKKFLKELVLDCSGRDSKKKLGLSWRIRDWSGTHSSEEEENYTVEEREVLEKLQPHLNLERLTIERYGGKMFPGWSGYYSSSALVYLELENCENCISLPPLGQLPSLRELHIRWLNKVVSIGSEFYYGACVNKPFRSLRSLKFDHMSRWKEWSYVEGAVFPNLVELEILYCHNLTWRLASDSFPSLESLKVLSCSKFDCSPKDGLPSKLKSLDLSNCKKSEFEQGSPKTHLS
- the LOC133716558 gene encoding receptor-like protein 54; this translates as MDLKALSLDGNGLTGMLDIFKVQNLTLLHLGDNKLEVITESKTIDAIVLPMYRTLDLASCNIKEFPYFIRYQQNLHWLDLSRNTLHGQVPKWMWNISTQILEFLDLSGFDQLYPVFFPWVNLQVLRLHSNMLDGPIPIPASNIILYTILDNKLVGEISPLICNMSTLQYLDLSNNKLNGVLPECLGNFSDDLRVLNLRNKSFQGILPQTYTNRSNLKMIDVSENKLQELKLLAMRHNGFYGVIGKSKKNLCFPELRILDLSHNKFSSKFPYEFIFFGNAMRCITVCYSTYMYTYSNLKASAYVQSFSYEYTITITNKDVDRYYQKIQEDLGVVDISSNKYEGNLTLLESLDLSQNKLCGAIPHQLTQLTFLAEFNVSHSNLTGPIPDGTQFTTFDHTSYEENTRLCRDALPKKCGIKPKTPLPPTATFEENDLDYGIEFYWKFVLAGFASRLVVGVVLADAVITRHELFIEIVAKLIKVLRKRPEVEFKRSCIYYLPLFLSVFFFLLPSLMSFSIVVNVWIYNTDIW